taaaaaaacaaaacaagttaATTTTCACTACCTCTACGTCCACGATCACTCTCAATTTGGAATGAATTTGGAGTGAACATAATGACAATAATCAACGTTAACACAAATTTCACTATtctaaaaatgttgaaattcacTCAAGAACAGGTAAAAGTCACTCTTAATCTAGTGAATTTTATTCACTCCTTAAAAAGGGTGAAATTCACTCAAATACATGCGAAAGTCATTCTTAATGTAGTGAAATTACTTCACTTCCGCCGATGAGTGGAATGGTCGCTCAATTTTGTTTTGAAGAGAGTAAGCAAGAAAAAATAAGATTCCGAGGTTAGACTAGGCTTCCTGGCAGGAGACATCGGCCTGACCAATGCATCCATCCATGATAATGAACTCTAGGTGATGCGGCTCCTTACACCAGTCAAGGACCATCACTTGTCTTATACCCCACGTCTCAATGATGATGGTTGGCATATGAACACCGCAAATCAATATGGCTTCCAGACAATTTACCTTTATAGAGCTAGTCAAAATTATACAGGTAGTGCATGGAAATGCCGTATGGAAAAGACAAGTGTCTTTTAATATAGTAGAACGAAAGAGGCCAACGGCGTATAGATTTGACCATTGTTGATTTTCGTTGGTTCATGATTCATTGATATATTATATAATGCCATAATCATAgtaaagggatattttgataatgaaGGTCATGGGTGCCACCGACGTAAAGAAAATTGAGATAAAAATATAGTAGAAGTATTTCAAATACTAATGATATCTAGACAATATATATGTTTGATAGTTAAGTCTATTTTAAGTTGATTTAACGACCTTGGTATCTTGTTTATTGCATTGACTTGTTATACGATTGTATTTACTTCAtatgtattttgttaaaaatgaaataaaggagatgaaatgaaaattaccccccctctctctctctctctccccctctctccccccccctttctctccctctctccctagCTGCCCTTCCCCTCTTATTCTGTCtctgtctttctgtctttctctttttcttctttttgtatGAAGATTTcctatttcttttattctctttcaatcgctatatttctttttccccttcctatTGTCTCATTAGCgtcatttatgttttttttattttttctttcttgtctcTAGGAATAAGTGCAAATGATCTTCTGGAGGCATTTGGTCGCATGTTCTTTGAATTCTGCGTCGAGTCTGGCTACGACAACATCTTGAACGTCCTTGGGTCAACCACACGCCACTTCCTGCAGAACCTTGATGCTCTTCATGACCATCTAGCCTCTATCTATCCGGGAATGCGAGCTCCTTCGTTCCGCTGCAGTACACGAGACAGTGATGGCGCCCTTGTTCTTCACTACTACTCTGAACGACCAGGGCTGGAGCACATCGTCATCGGGTTGGTCCGCAGTGTCGCAAAGACCCTTCACGGCTCCGAGGTCCACGTCGAGATCATCAAGAACAAAGGCGAAGACTGCGACCATGTCCAGTTTGCCATCATCGAGAAGAAGCAGACAGCAAAGATCGAGGAGCAGGCGCAACAGAACCTCCTGGGTCTCACCAAAGAACCCCAGATAAGTCCGTCAACCCTCTGCAGGATCCTACCCTTCCACATCATGTTCAATGATGATTTGCGAGTCCAGCAGGCAGGAAACTCCATCCAGAGGATCGTGCCTACTATCAACAATCCCAACTGCAGGATGACGGACTTGTTCCATATAGTGCGCCCTCACATGGACTTCACTTTCAAGTCGATCCTCAGCCATGCCAACACCATCTACGTCCTGCAGACCAACCCCGGTGTGGTCAACTCCACCAACCCCCGCAACGGCTCCATCCCGGCTCTCAAGCTCAAAGGACAGATGCTTCACGTACCCGAATCCGGTGTCCTGCTATATCTTTGTTCGCCACACGTGATCAACCTCGACGAGCTGAGACAACGTGAACTGTACCTGAGTGATATCCCACTCCACGATGCTACGAGGGATCTGGTACTGATTTCAGAAAGATTTGAAGAGGAGTACAAACTCACCCAGAAGCTGGAGATCCTGACAGACAAGCTACAACAGACTTACCGTGAgattgagaatgaaaagaagaaaacggACAGGTATACGCccacattttgaattataatgtCTTGCCACATCATTATCTTTTAATATCGGAACCAATTTATACAttagtttatttgattttcattcagacaccccccccccccccccttatgggTGGGAGCGGGACGGGGCGGGTGGTGTCCTAAGAACTTCATTACCCAACAAAAACGGGTCATGGGGTTCTATGTAGAACCTGGAGTAACGTCCTatgtaagaatttaaaaaataacacaaTTTAATACATATGACACTGTATATTGTGTCCATGTCTTTTTCGATAACAGAATAATTTGATCAGTTGCCAGAAATTTCAATTAGCCATTGTTTTACCAAAAGTACATAGTCACATGTGTTACCGTAATCAGCCGAGtgctgcattttatcatcaatcCATGCAGTCGCATCCTCTtcaatattttctctttaattctTCTGTCACTTGTCCTTTCCAGACTCCTCTATTCCATTCTCCCTCCATCTGTCGCTAACGAGTTGCGTCATCACCGTCCTGTTCCAGCCAAGAAGTTCGAGTGTGTGACGCTCATGTTCAGCGGTATCAATGGGTTTGGGGATTTCTGCCGTCGGTACTCACACGATGCCATGAAGATCGTGAATCTCCTCAACAGTGTCTATACCAAGTTTGATGTCTTGACAGAGAGGAACCCGGATGTATACAAGGTATGTTGATACCATTTCACCACAATATTGTAAAGTTCATTGATGCTttgttttttaaacattatgTACACATGATCTTTAGTCTACAGATTTTCCGCCacgtttatttccaattcgttcCGTTTGATTTAACAGAGTAAAATTAACTCACATGACACACAAACTACACCTTTTTTCCTTtcagaggtagtagtagtagtggtattggtagtagtagtagtagtagtagtagtagtagtagtagtagtagtagtagtagtagtagtagtagtagtggtagtagtagtagtagtagtagtagtagtagtagtagtagtagtggtagtggtagtggtagtggtagtggtagtagtagtagtagtggtagtagtagtagtagtagtagtagtagtagtagtagtagtagtagtggtagtggtggtagtagtagtagtagtagtagtagtagtagtagtagtgatagtagtagtggtggtggcggtggtggtagtatatatatatatagtagtaagagtaggaGTAATAGTACTTGTTTTATTGGTAGAATTATCCCACAGTCAGACAGATCAACGCAGTATTATAGTATCTTGACAGACATTGAATATTTCCCTTTGACCTACTGGCCGTGTAACGTTACAGTCGGTAACAAACGCAATcattgtatattatattatatcacaCAGACCCGTCCAAGTACAGATAGTTTGTGATTAACCAAACCATTGTATATTACATTTTATCCACTGACTTCTTCAGGTAGAGACAG
This is a stretch of genomic DNA from Lytechinus pictus isolate F3 Inbred unplaced genomic scaffold, Lp3.0 scaffold_19, whole genome shotgun sequence. It encodes these proteins:
- the LOC129260702 gene encoding guanylate cyclase soluble subunit beta-1-like, giving the protein MSWYGFVNHALELLVLREHGQDKWEEIKREAAVEIDGSFLVRIVYDDVLSYDLVGAAVKVLGISANDLLEAFGRMFFEFCVESGYDNILNVLGSTTRHFLQNLDALHDHLASIYPGMRAPSFRCSTRDSDGALVLHYYSERPGLEHIVIGLVRSVAKTLHGSEVHVEIIKNKGEDCDHVQFAIIEKKQTAKIEEQAQQNLLGLTKEPQISPSTLCRILPFHIMFNDDLRVQQAGNSIQRIVPTINNPNCRMTDLFHIVRPHMDFTFKSILSHANTIYVLQTNPGVVNSTNPRNGSIPALKLKGQMLHVPESGVLLYLCSPHVINLDELRQRELYLSDIPLHDATRDLVLISERFEEEYKLTQKLEILTDKLQQTYREIENEKKKTDRLLYSILPPSVANELRHHRPVPAKKFECVTLMFSGINGFGDFCRRYSHDAMKIVNLLNSVYTKFDVLTERNPDVYKVETVGDKYMAVSGLPVPCEDHARCIARMALDMKELSADVMMEDKPIVITIGIYSGEVVTGVVGHRMPRYCLFGNTVNLTSRTETTGITGKINVADTAYTCLMEPQNEDPTFQFDFRGLVNMKGKPKPCPCYLLSRKPAAAKPEP